The following are from one region of the Salvia hispanica cultivar TCC Black 2014 chromosome 1, UniMelb_Shisp_WGS_1.0, whole genome shotgun sequence genome:
- the LOC125202654 gene encoding cyclin-dependent kinase inhibitor 7-like, whose protein sequence is MTASSELVERAEMERKRKVNLGESESSFHLKTRRVADSGSPLSSGGLSCQTVAGNDDDALTSCCSSNGSGELTKETWKFVDLEDNEASDTLDCESETPPSKAGGESDKLDYTARRREADPSRCSMPSEAELEEFFAAAEKKIHQKFIHKYNYDIMKEQSLEGRYEWERPE, encoded by the exons ATGACTGCTTCTTCGGAATTGGTGGAGAGAGCAGAAATGGAGAGAAAGAGGAAAGTTAATTTAGGAGAATCGGAATCTTCATTTCATCTCAAGACTCGGCGCGTGGCTGATTCAGGTTCGCCGCTGAGTTCAGGAGGTTTATCTTGCCAGACTGTCGCGGGGAATGATGATGATGCCTTGACATCATGTTGCTCAAGTAACGGATCCGGTGAGCTGACTAAGGAAACTTGGAAATTCGTAGATCTGGAG GACAATGAGGCGAGTGATACATTGGATTGCGAGAG TGAAACACCACCGTCGAAGGCTGGAGGTGAGTCAGACAAGCTGGATTACACGGCGAGGCGTCGTGAAGCAGATCCTAGCCGTTGTTCAATGCCGTCAGAAGCTGAGCTAGAAGAATTCTTTGCCGCAGCTGAGAAGAAAATCCACCAAAAATTCATTCACAA GTACAACTATGATATAATGAAGGAGCAGTCACTGGAAGGCCGGTACGAATGGGAGAGGCCGGAATAA